Sequence from the Scyliorhinus canicula chromosome 7, sScyCan1.1, whole genome shotgun sequence genome:
agcatagtTGTTGGCACAATTTCTTTactgctccatggtcccaggttcgattcccggcttgggtcactgtctgtacggagtctgcacgttctccccgtgtgtgtgtgggtttcccccgggtgctccggtttcctcccacagtccaaagatgtgcaggttaggtggattggccatgccaaattgcccttagtgaccaaaattgcccttagtgttgggtgaggtgactgggttatggggatagggtggaagcgtgggcatgggtagggtgctctttccaagagccggtgcagactcgatgggccgaatggcctccttctgcactgtaaattctatcaaattCTATGAAGTGTTAGAttagtttgtgggagagcaccttggagatagtgaccacaattcggtgtctttcactattgcaatggagagagatagggccatacggcagggcaaggtttataattgggggaggggtaattatgatgtggtTAGGCAAGAATTATGGAGcacaagatgggaacagaaactctcagggaaaggcacaaatgaaaaatggagcttgttcaaagaacaaaTATTATTTGTCCTttataggtatgtccctgtcaggcagagaggaaatggccgtgtgagggaaccatggttcacaaaagaggttgaatgtcttgtcaagaggaaaaaggaagcgtatgtaaggatgagaaaacaaggttcagttggattGCTTGAGGGTTACAATGTCGCAAGGAATTagctaaaaaaagggcttaggagagctcggAGGGggtatgagaagtccttggcgggtcggatcaaggaaaaccccaaggctttttactgttatgtgagaaataaagaaTGACCacggtgaggttagggccggtcaatgACTGTAGTGGGaaattgtgcatggagtcagaagagataggagaggcgttgaatgaatactttttttcagtgttcaccaaggagaggggccatgtttttgaggatgagagtgtgatacaggtgggtaggctggaggaggtagatgttctgaggaaggatgtattagcaattttgaaaaaaccttagggtcgacaagtcccctgggccagatgggatatatccaaggattctttggggggcaagggattgcagagcctttggttttgatctttgggtcgtcactgtccacggggatagtgccagaggactggagagtggcgaatgttgtttctctgttcaagaaagggaataggaatgaccctggtaattataggccagttagtcttacttcggtggtcggtaagttaatggaaaaggtcctgaaggataggatttatgaccatttggaaagatgcagcttaatccgggatagtcaacacggattcgggaagggtaagtcttgcctcacaaatttgattgaattgtttgaggaggtaactaagtgtgtagatgaaggtagagcagttgatttgTATACAtgtattttagtaaggcgtttgataatgttccaagtttgccgatgatacaaagataggtggaggggcaggtagtattgaggaggtggggaggctgcagaaagatttagacagtttaggagaatggtccaagaagtggctgatgaaattcaatgtgggcaagtgcgaggtcttgcactttggaaaaaaaaatagaggcatggactattttctaaacggtgacaaaattcataatgctaaagtgcaaagggacttgggagtcctagtccaggattctctaaaggtaaactttcaggttgagtccgtaattaagaaagcaaatgtaatgttgtcatttatctcaagaggcttggaatataaaagcagggatgtacttctgaggctttataaagcactagttaggccccatttagaatactgtgagcaattttgggccccacacctcaggaaggacatactggcactggagcgggtccagcggagattcacacggatgatcccaggaatggtaggcctaacatacgatgaacgtctgaggatcgtgggattatattcattggagtttaggaggttgaggggagatctaatagaaacttacaagataatgaatggcttggataggatggacgtagggaagttgtttccattagcaggggagactaggacgcgggggcacagccttagaataaaagggagtcactttagaacagagatgaggagaaatttcttcagccagagagtggtaggtctgtggaattcattgccacagagggcggtggaggccgggacgttgagtgtctttaagacagaaattgataaattcttgatttctcgaggaattaagggctatggggagagagtgggtaaatggagttgaaatcaaccatgattgaatggtggagtggactcgatgggccgaatggccttacttccgctcctatgtcttatggtcttatggtcttatggttccccatggtcggctcatgaagaaagcaaggaggtgtgggattgagggaaatttggccaattggataagacACTGGCTATcaaatagaagacagagggtggtggtgaatggaaaatgttcagactggagaccagttaccagcggtgtaccacagggatcagttctgggtcctctgctatttgtgatttttataaagacttggaggagggggctgaagggtgggtcagtaaatttgctgatgataccaaggttggtggagtagtggatgagatggagggctgttgttggctgcaaagagacattgataggatgcaaagctgggctgaaaaatggcagatggagttcaaccctaataagtgcaaggtgattcattttggtaggaaaaatttgaatgtggattacagggtcaatggcagcgttctgaggaatgtggaggaacagagagatcttggggttcatgtccacagatctctgaaggttaccactcaagtggatagagccgtgaagaaggcctatagtgtgttagcgtttattaacagggggcttaagagctgtggggttatgctgcaactgtacatgaccctggtgagaccacatttggagtattgtgtgcaattctggtcacctcactataggaaggatgtggaagcaatgGAGAGGTGCAaaggagttttaccaggatgctgcctggtttggagggtaggtcttatgaggaaaggttgagggggctaggacttttctctttggagtggaggaggatgagaggcaacttaatagagttttataagatgatgagggggatagatagagtggacgttcagagactatttcctcgggtggatgtagatgttacaaggaggcataactataaggttcagggtgggagatataggagggatgtccgaggtaggttctttactcagagagtggttagggtgtggaatggactgcctgctgtgatagtgcagtcggacactttaggaaatttcaagcggttattggataggcacatggagcacaccagaatgacagggagtgggatagcttgatcttggtttcggacaatgttcggcccaacattgagggccgaagggcctgttctgtgctgtactgttctatgttccatgctcAGGAAACAGGCAGAAAAGGACCTTTCTGCATCCAGAAGAGAAAACCGTCCATCTGTGTTCGAGCTCAGAAAACCTGGCATCTTATCCACATCTCCAGTCGTTTAGGAGGCTCTGAACTGGTAATCTAGGGAATCGGGACTGAATGAgtgtgtcactgtctgagtgaAATGTGAGATAGATCCCATCATCACCATGTCAGTCTCTGTAACCAGGAGACAGTGGATGGAGATCAGTATAGAGAAGGAACATGGGAGCCATGAGAGGAGGGCTGAATAATGCAGAGTATAGACAAAGGGCAGGAAGAATGGAATCAGGACATGAATCTTGAAGGGAAAGTTTGAATGTGAACTTACTGATTGGGCACGAGTATCCCGGCCTTTCTGCTGCAGTTTGTTTACAAGAAAGAGATCCTTCATTGCCACGCTTGGTGTATCTGAGGTGCTTTCACATCTGCTCCAAGTAGCATAGACTGAAGTGGTCTTGTCTGTCTGCTGGCTGTGTAAGGGCACAGTCTTTCCCAGGTAACACCAGGTGAGCTCAGGCTGAGTGTTCATCTTCTGAAAGGGGGGATGTTGGGAGTCTACGTTAGTCAGTGGGATCATGCTGCTTCGCTCCCTCACTGATCTGCACTGGAGACACTGATGGGATCTCGGACTACCTGAAACACACGTGAGTTTCTCACATTCCAATCCTGCAACCTTTGACCAATCCAGCTCTCCACTCATTTTGTCATTGCTGGAACTCTGTTGGCATTGCCCTAGTAAAGAATGTGCAATGTTACAAACAGGAGCCCATCTTCCTCTCTGCAGTCTGCTAACTTCTGACCAGTGCGCATCCTGATGTTTGTAAACAGATTGACTGTCAATCGGCCACTTAACTTTCTTGTTCATTAAATGAATAAGATTGGTGACAATGGCTGTTGATGATAACGGATTAGAGACAGGAAAGGAGCATTCACATTTTTCACATCTTTCAATTTTCTTCACTTCATTGCCTGTTTGGTCAGAAGTAAATGATGACTGGACTGTTTTCTCTGCTGTGTGCTGTGTATGATGGGATGTCCTAGATATAGCACACTCAGATGTCTGAGCATCATTGATGGTAACTGGAGATTGTGTAGTCAGTACAGAGCATTGTCCAGTCAGTTCCTTCTTGGTCCATTTGAGTTGATATTTTGGAAGAAAATGTTGCTTTTGCAAGTGAGGAACTTTGACCTTGGCAAGTACTCGTGTAACACTTTGGGGTTTGTGTATAGTTTTGTCAATCTGATTTGCCTGAATTCCCACTGTGTCTGATAATGATGGAGAATTCATGAGCGTATTTTCATCACTGCCATCTTTTTGTTGTGTTCTGCCCAGTGGAGGTGAAGGCAGCTGTTGAACAGAGGATGTAGAAGTTATCACTAACTTAGGACAGGATGCCTGGCCGAGGTCAGTGAGGCTGACTCGGACAGTTGGTGATGGCTGCTTTGGGGGGATGGTAGCTTGAAGGTCCCCAGGGTAACCATCTGAAGCCAAGGCACCAGCCAACTGAGATGACTGTGCACGAATAGTGGCATTTTCTAAATCAGAGCCAAACTGtagcacctcggttgggcatccAATGTCAGCTAATTTCATTCTTTGCTTCTTTATGGGAGGTTTTTCTGATGAGACACCATAATCGCTATCTGCACTGTTAAATTCTTCAGCCTGGCTTGCTTGCTGCTTCCTTGTTCTGATAGAAACTTGTATGGTTTGACTCTCAGGAACAAGAATGCTGTGTTGCCTCAACAGCTTTGGATGTGAGAAATTTCTCTGGATCGATTGTTTGGGGTCTTTTCCTTTCTGGGTGATAGATGCAAATGATGGCTGTAGTGGAGGAAGACTCTTCACTCTGTAGCTAGTGATTTCCTCAGCCACATCTGGTGGATTTATATTGTCTAATCCTTCGCCCATGTTTCTCAGGTCTGTGGAGCTGGATATTTTAATAACTGGCACTTTGCAAGCACAGTCCTCGATCAGTGGAGTATTTTTAGCATTAgcacaaggagctggattagtcTGCTTGAATGAAAACCTGTCAACATTTCTTTGTAAAAAATGTGTCTGAAACATTTGGCTGTTGAAGGTTGTGACCTTCACTGAGCTCAAACTCAATGGATCTGAAAGGTGTTTGCGAACAGGGGTTTTGCGGGTTGAAGAAGAGGCCAATGAGCTGGATTGTAGATTTTCAGACAGGGCGGAGGTGCCCTTGGACAGCACCATGTCAGAGTTGGCACAGTTTGTGTGAATCTGTGCGAGTTGGATGCCACATTTTAGGACAGGCGAGGAACTAATGGTTCTCTTTACCTCTTGATATTTCTTTCGAAATGTCTCCTCCCCATAAATCGACCATCTCTCCTGAGAGAATTTTTTCAGCTTTTTCTGgctgtttttcttttcaaaggattTGTGCTTGTTTTTTGATACCTGCTGAACTCCAGTAACATTGGGGTTGCCTTCACCAACAGGGATGAACCCGTCCACAACAGGACTACTTCCTGATGAATCCTCGAGCGCAGTTTGCCTGACCAGAGTTCGATGATGTGAGGGATGGAAGTCCAATGACCTTGACTGTGAACTCTCCCTTTGTAATTCAATAGAGGGCATCCTCTGTAAAGAATGCTTCTCTAGGTGTGAGCTTAAAGTGTTGGCTATTTTACTGGTTAACAAACTGCCCTCCCCAGGTGGTGTGGAATTGCTCCTTGTAACTGGTAAACAATCAACAGTAGAATTAACATGAGAAGGCAATGAGAGGAACACTTGCTGTAATTTGCCAGGTGATGGTGATATGGGCTTGGGTAAATCAGAGGAAATGTTTGATCTCTTATTAACCTGAGTAGACTTCATGTCAAAGTGAAAGGAATCCTTAAATGTATACGGCATTGGTAAATCAATACTCCCTTGCTTTGAAATAACTGTCTTTCTTGGCCGCACATTTTCTAACCGTTTGTCATCAACTACGGCCTTATTATCAGAGATTAACTTTGAGATCCTTTCCCCCAGCTCCCACTTCCCAAGTTGATCCTTGTCCATTCCTTGGACTGTTACATCATTTCCAATCGATCCAAGAGCACGCTGCTCAAAACTGACCACGCATTGGCTTGACTGAGAGGCTTTTTCTGCCTCAGTATCAGTGTATTGTAGTGAGCATGCTGAGGATGGCTGGTGGTCAGCACTGTCAGAATGGGAAAAGTAGCCAGAATCTGTGCTTTCATTTGTTTGTACACTGGAACTTGAAGACTTGTAGACCCATTGTTTAGCAAAATAAGTCGCCTGCTGTCTCTGTAAAACCATCTGTCTGTTTCCAGTTGAACCCTTGTGAAGCTGAACACCCTGTTTCTCTCCATCAATCACCTCGTTCTCTCTTTTCTTTGCAGTAGAAATCCCACTCCAAACCCTGCCCCAGGGCACAACATTTGGGAAGGCCCGGTGTCCGGAATAGTTTAGGTTATTGGAGTTGGCAACTAGtacctcactgtaacagtctcgGTCTCCAATCTGCTCAGCTTCCTGCTGAGGATTTGGAGCTGAGTTGCCATCAGGCATATGATTCAGTGACAGGTTAGTAACACTTGCTCCTGACTCATTGCTTCTCTCCAGTTCTGTTAACAGGCGACAATTATTCACATGTGTTTGGGTTCTTCTGTGTTTATACAGATTACTCTGGGTTTTAAAGGAAATCCCACAAGTTGTGCATGGGAATGGCCGTTCACCAGTGTGACAACGAATATGTTTCTCCAAGACACTGGGTTTCGAGCAGTCTCTCCCACAATGATCACATACATATTtattctgcttttttattttGATCTGATTAGCATTTACAACAAGCCCAATCccatggggagaggggtggtgccCTGAACCAATCCCGTGAGGAGATGCTTGGAGCCCTGAACCAATCCCGTGTGGGGATGCTTGGAGCCCTGAACCAATCCCGTGTGGGGATGCTTGGAGCCCTGAACCAATCCCGTGAGGAGATGTTTGGAGCCCTGAACCAATCCCGTGAGGAGATGCTTGGAGCCCTGAACCAATCCCGTGTGGAGATGCTTGGAGCCCTGAACCAATCCCGTGTGGAGATGCTTGGAGCCCTGAACCAATCCCGTGAGGAGATGTTTGGAGCCCTGAACCAATCCTGTGGGGGATGGGTTGAGCTGTTTGTTTTTCATTCTGGATTTGTGGCTGACAAATTGTCTTGGATTGGGAGGTTGGGAGGTCTGATGTACCACAGGCATGAAGAATATAAGAGTTCTTATCCATTCCTTGTTGATAATCTGTGATGAACTGACTGTTGATCAGGAAATAGATTTATCTTACAGGGGTCTAGTCAGAAAGAGGCTGGCATTCAATTGATTCTGGAAGATCAGGATGGGGCAATGTACCAACGAATCCTAGCTGGAGGACAGGAGCATGGATCAGTCAGACGACGTGAGATGGAATGTAGATCCTCAACCTTATCTCTCATCGCACACCATCACAAGCTGAATTCTGCTTCAATGTTCTGCTGATCGCCAGGAAGATTCTGAGTTATCTGGTGTAAAATACAAACATGTTTGATTAACAGACAGCATGTAACTTTAGAATATACGTTTGTTGAAATTCTAGGTACAAAGCACGAGGTCTGTGTCTCTCACTTTAATTAACATGTGTTCTCAGTGTATTTACTGCATTCCAAACCTGAGTGGACACCTAGCTCATTGAGGCTGGAGCTTCCTGGTAGCTGTGTGAGGATATCAaagactctgggtgggattcttcgtttGCCGATGCCGAAACTGCGAAACGCGAATGGGTGGAGAATAGCTGCCGACGCCCATATCGTGGTCGGCACAGATTTGACACCAAATGGGGATTCTATGGCACTTGAAAATGGTGTAAATGAATTGCTCGCCACGTGGGgtaaagtacagtaggcatatcgttagcgggcctgacaccctattctccagggcctccgagattcaccgcgtccgatgggctgagttcccaacggtgttattcacttgtggttttaaaaatcgtgatcctggagttgtggctgctgagcgagagagaggaggtaggaaatggcgtagagtgactgcgggctgccggccCGGACACCGGCATGCTGGCTGGAGCGGGGGAACCCTTGCCAGGGCCGGGggtgcagagggggaggaggggacaggccaagaagtcggggtgcccccccccccccccaggactgggatggtgtccaggcacagaccgccatcacggtggccaccttgctgcgcacccatTGACCACTCACCTCGGCTCCTGGctctacacagtgacaccggccattTGGGTACGCacagccccacaccccaccccccaccccccaccacagcacacTCCCCCGCCCCCAAACACCCCGCCCAACCAGCAGCCATCCATTGGGGGACCACCCAGAGCCACACCCAAGGCAGCCCCtattgagggcagtgccagccaatggtacccctggcaggatAGGGTGCCAGGACCGGGCACCGATGGAGCTGAATACCGACGGGGCAGGGGTGCAGGgcctgcagtgccaactggggccactgtGTAGACCATGGAACCTGGCTGGGCACGGGTGTATGtgtcatgctaacatgttggcctttcaccccctgcagacaatggcattTGGCCATCAACCAGCAATGCTGGCCGCCGTGGTGATGGCTGCAGCTCTGCGAGATGCCCTGCAGCCGCGTGAACAGGAGCCGCTcaaggaggagggggaagctgcagcagcggagtgggcagcagcagaacgggctgcagaggatcaggctgcagaggggcaggtggcagccgcacaCGCTGGagggccagccgcccaacaggctgaggaggaggaggtgccaaggaggcgccgcatgaggtctCGGGTGTACTGGCAgggcctgtcatttgaggacctgacggaccgggcatgctgttgGAAACTCCGGATGAgcagagacagtgcgacacatctgccagatgatagcacacctggcaccgggagggaggacacccgctcccggtgacaaGGTGACGAttgccctgaacctctatgccacggggtccttccatttgccgtGTGGGGTCCCATTCGCTGTGTGGggtcctgtctgggatctcacagaccttggtggacaggtgcatccgcgctatCATGGAGGCTCTATATGTCCAGGCGCCTCAATATATCCAGttccatgtggaccgagcccaccaggatgcccgggcagtgggattcactgccatcgccgggatgccactggtccagggggcgattgaTAGGATGCATGTTACCCTATGGGCACCAGCGGATAACAGGCCATTCTACACTAACCAAAGGGGATACATCCAGCTGATCTGTGACCATCAGTTGCGCATCATTCACCTCTGTTCCCAATACACAGGCATTCTGcacgactccttcatcctggcacactcggtgactcctgacatgtttgaggggcaccccgccggctgaggggttggttcATGGGCGACAGGGATAACCCGCTGCGGCCAtgtctgatgacacctatccagtgacagcagaccaatgcggagacccgctacaagaCGCCCATACACCAACCAGAAGTGTGATCGAACGGTGCTTCgacatcctgaagatgcgcttcaggtgcctgtacCGTTCTGGAATGGCCCACCAGTATGATACTGAGAGGGTTGCCCGCATTGTGGTGGCCAGATGCATCCTGCATAACATTACACAGCAgaagggcgatgtgctggaggaggaggatgaggagcaagGGGGACGATGAGGGGACATGGCGCCCGGGCAGGCAGGGGAGGCTGCACGACATCATCGCCAGCACCAATACGCACGGGACACTCATCGCCTCCAGGTTTACTGACTcggagggatggggtggagcgggGGGTTGCTGGCCAGGAGAATGGACActacatcccagacccacacaccctcccttcccacactgctAAACCGGCGCATGCACACCCCATCCATTATACATACCTGCGGCGCTatgtgctgtgacagtgggtctggtccatggggtggaggatggtgacaacccactctgcaatgagctctggtgctccacatcgtatggCAACGTCTGACTCATGTAATACCTTCCACCGAAGCTGGCctgtccatcacatggtcccgtcgaatccctggggtgggggatggaaggAGGATGGGGAGCGTGGTCCACCCACAGGGCATGCACTGATCGCCTgctcccctgcccccccgccccccccccccccccccgaccagcccacccccacacaagCAGACCGAGAATCGAGACAAGTTTTAATGGtgctaacaggtgtttattgtgcgaAAATATACACACAGTCTGTACCCTAGCCCCTATATCCCAACTGTACCCTGCACAGTGACCTGAGGTGTGTGGAGCACAAATattctgaggtgtccagatgatgacaatCGGATGCCTCCCAGTAAGCATGGCACATGATTTTCTGATGGAATCTGCTCCATCATCTGTGCTCCACACACGCTAATCTTTGTTTGTCTATTGTTTCACCCTCGTCTCCCCATCCCTTCTTCTCCtccctgcatagaacatagaacatagaacgatacagcgcagtacaggcccttcggccctcgatgttgcaccgacatggaaaaaaaactaaaggccatctaacctacactatgcccttatcatccatatgcttatccaataaatttttaaatgccctcaatgttggcgagttcactactgttgcaggtagggcattccacggcctcaccactctttgcgtaaaaaacccacctctgacctctgtcctatatctattacccctcaatttaaggctatgtcccctcgtgctagccacctccatccgcgggagaaggctctcgctgtccaccctatctaaccctctgatcattttgtatgcctctattaagtcacctcttaaccttcttctctctaacgaaaacaacctcaagtccataagcctttcctcataagattttccctccataccaggcaacatcctggtaaatctcctctgcacccgttccaaagcttccacgtccttcctataatgaggcgaccagaactgtacgcaatactccaaatgcggccgtaccagagtttggtacagctgcatcatgacctcatggctccggaactcaatccctctaccaataaaggccaacacaccataggccttcttcacaaccctatcaacctgggtggcaactttcagggatctatgtacatggacaccgagatccctctgctcatccacactaccaagaattttaccattagccaaatattccgcattcctgttattctttccaaagtgaatcacctcacacttctccacattaaactccatttgccacctctcagcccagctctgcagcttatctatgtccctctgtaacctgcaacatccttccgcactgtctacaactccaccgactttagtgtcgtctgcaaatttactcacccatccttctgcgccctcctctaggtcatttataaaaatgacaaacagcaacggccccagaacagatccttgtggtacgccactcgtaactgaactccattctgaacatttcccatcaactaccactctctgtcttctttcaactagccaatttctgatccacatctctaaatcaccctcaatccccagcctccgtattttctgcaatagccgaccgtggggaaccttatcaaacgctttactgaaatccatatacaccacatcaactgctctaccctcgtctacctgttcagtcaccttctcaaagaactcgataaggtttgtgaggcatgacctacccttcacaaaaccatgctgactatccctaatcatattattcctatctagatgattataaatcatatcttttataatcctctccaagactttacccaccacagacgttaggctcaccggcctatagttaccggggttatctctactccccttcttgaacaaagggaccacatttgctatcctccagtcctctggcactattcctgtagccaatgatgacctaaaaatcaaagccaaaggctcagcaatctcttccctggcttcccagagaatcctaggataaatcccatctggccccggggacttatctattttcaccttgtccagaattgccaacacttcttccctacgcacctcaatgccatctattctaatagcctgggtctcagcattctcctccacaatattatctttttcttgagtgaatactgatgaaaagtattcatttagtatctcgcttatctcctcagcctccacacacaacttcccaccactgtccttgactggccctactcttaccctagtcattcttttattcctgacatacctatagaaagcttttgggttttccttgatcctacctgccaaagacttctcatgtcccctccttgctcgtctcagctctctctttagatccttcctcgcttccttgtaactatcaagcgccccaactgaaacttcacgcctcatcttcacataggcctccttcttcctcttaacaagagattccacttctttggtaaaccacggttccctcgctcgaccccttcctccctgcctgactggtacgtacttatcaagaacatgcaatagctgttccttgaacaagctccacatatc
This genomic interval carries:
- the LOC119969128 gene encoding uncharacterized protein LOC119969128 yields the protein MDKNSYILHACGTSDLPTSQSKTICQPQIQNEKQTAQPIPHRIGSGLQTSPHGIGSGLQASPHGIGSGLQASPHGIGSGLQASPHGIGSGLQTSPHGIGSGLQASPHGIGSGLQASPHGIGSGLQASPHGIGSGHHPSPHGIGLVVNANQIKIKKQNKYVCDHCGRDCSKPSVLEKHIRCHTGERPFPCTTCGISFKTQSNLYKHRRTQTHVNNCRLLTELERSNESGASVTNLSLNHMPDGNSAPNPQQEAEQIGDRDCYSEVLVANSNNLNYSGHRAFPNVVPWGRVWSGISTAKKRENEVIDGEKQGVQLHKGSTGNRQMVLQRQQATYFAKQWVYKSSSSSVQTNESTDSGYFSHSDSADHQPSSACSLQYTDTEAEKASQSSQCVVSFEQRALGSIGNDVTVQGMDKDQLGKWELGERISKLISDNKAVVDDKRLENVRPRKTVISKQGSIDLPMPYTFKDSFHFDMKSTQVNKRSNISSDLPKPISPSPGKLQQVFLSLPSHVNSTVDCLPVTRSNSTPPGEGSLLTSKIANTLSSHLEKHSLQRMPSIELQRESSQSRSLDFHPSHHRTLVRQTALEDSSGSSPVVDGFIPVGEGNPNVTGVQQVSKNKHKSFEKKNSQKKLKKFSQERWSIYGEETFRKKYQEVKRTISSSPVLKCGIQLAQIHTNCANSDMVLSKGTSALSENLQSSSLASSSTRKTPVRKHLSDPLSLSSVKVTTFNSQMFQTHFLQRNVDRFSFKQTNPAPCANAKNTPLIEDCACKVPVIKISSSTDLRNMGEGLDNINPPDVAEEITSYRVKSLPPLQPSFASITQKGKDPKQSIQRNFSHPKLLRQHSILVPESQTIQVSIRTRKQQASQAEEFNSADSDYGVSSEKPPIKKQRMKLADIGCPTEVLQFGSDLENATIRAQSSQLAGALASDGYPGDLQATIPPKQPSPTVRVSLTDLGQASCPKLVITSTSSVQQLPSPPLGRTQQKDGSDENTLMNSPSLSDTVGIQANQIDKTIHKPQSVTRVLAKVKVPHLQKQHFLPKYQLKWTKKELTGQCSVLTTQSPVTINDAQTSECAISRTSHHTQHTAEKTVQSSFTSDQTGNEVKKIERCEKCECSFPVSNPLSSTAIVTNLIHLMNKKVKWPIDSQSVYKHQDAHWSEVSRLQRGRWAPVCNIAHSLLGQCQQSSSNDKMSGELDWSKVAGLECEKLTCVSGSPRSHQCLQCRSVRERSSMIPLTNVDSQHPPFQKMNTQPELTWCYLGKTVPLHSQQTDKTTSVYATWSRCESTSDTPSVAMKDLFLVNKLQQKGRDTRAQSVSLSTRPRHKLIPRSLVTAQGRRRGGSKYQSAGSSAGGEKANERVCGRRKYICTECGVCCKKPSTLKIHLQTHTNIRPYHCKLCDQSFKTKGNLTKHIKSKIHSKKHIKPQACTRSEMQEPAKEDRGNEHFSNWTQSPAPSLALQSTGLHSHLFIESAPLLTGGFVLYQPRELLVSSGVPCSSISMSSSPLNTLQNLFNSSSWTLPVLEYQPETLPMSECLAVTHCSQIPMWSFPQISNISQLQDFSIAKVDVNEQSDSHSSIVCGFPVAAVSDLSKDEALPDFQSLLASYIANTKSPETLCSVTNTSPVSISSGHYISPTIGKALSLTMEAQRRASELIKDKVLKSTETLPSQTSHGKELQTSGFKHKVMTNFETAQPRVLLLPAGLSSVILHWPFIVPTVPAVSSDLTSLTIPSESTVSSESIIPTVSSESIIPTGSSESTFPTVSSESTFPTVSSELIVPTVSSEFTVSTVSSELIVPTVSSEFTVPIVSSEVTVCTVFSESTVPTFSSESTVPTVSSEFTVSTVSSESTVPTVSSESTVPTVSSESTVPTVSSESTVPTVSSESTAPTVSTESTVPTVSSESTVSTVSSESIVRTISSESTVSTVSSESIVRTISSESTVSTVSSESIVRTISSESTVSTVSSESIVRTISSEFTVPTVPSNTTAPSVNTVASVSSDPRNPTDPTVKISSQDSLLPFTACDVDESRDCTFRVMIATENTWNTHCTNLGLVKLGNTGLGNTIKVPRAEWKHSESLKNDQQKFHQQMDLTAPSCSWSSPRAPPSWDSPMSEERAWFWHSECHCIGMKKCEGICGSQDVPNAALPNRQGRVKSLEAAIRQQREENDESSSDEDRLFIETE